From the Excalfactoria chinensis isolate bCotChi1 chromosome 1, bCotChi1.hap2, whole genome shotgun sequence genome, one window contains:
- the CDX2 gene encoding homeobox protein CDX-2, whose protein sequence is MYVSYLLDKDGPMYPGPVRHSGGLNLAAQNFVGAAQYADYGGYHVNLDGAQSPGPAWPAPYAAPLRDDWGAYGQGAPPPAAAAAAVHGLNGGSPAAAMAYSPADFHHHHHHHHPHAHHHAGPAPHCSAGGMQPLGAAPAASSAASAAPEPLSPGGQRRGLCEWVRKPAQAPLGSQVKTRTKDKYRVVYTDHQRLELEKEFHYSRYITIRRKAELASSLGLSERQVKIWFQNRRAKERKINKKKLQQAQPGAAEPLSPTAPPLPGPAAAPPPAGLGPAAPQ, encoded by the exons ATGTACGTGAGCTACCTCCTGGACAAGGACGGGCCCATGTACCCCGGCCCCGTTCGCCACTCGGGGGGGCTCAACCTGGCGGCGCAGAACTTCGTGGGCGCCGCGCAATACGCGGACTACGGCGGCTACCATGTGAACCTCGACGGCGCGCAGTCCCCCGGGCCGGCCTGGCCCGCGCCCTacgccgctccgctccgcgaCGACTGGGGTGCCTACGGGCAGGgagccccgccgcccgccgccgccgccgccgccgtgcACGGCCTCAACGGCGGCTCCCCGGCCGCAGCGATGGCATACAGCCCCGCCGActtccaccaccaccaccaccaccaccacccgcACGCCCACCACCACGCCGGCCCCGCGCCGCACTGCTCTGCCGGGGGGATGCAGCCTCTCGgcgccgcccccgccgcctcctccgccgcctccgccgcccCCGAGCCGCTGTCCCCCGGCGGGCAGCGCCGCGGCCTCTGCGAGTGGGTGAGGAAACCGGCGCAGGCCCCTCTCGGTAGCCAAG TCAAAACCAGGACGAAGGACAAATACCGCGTGGTGTACACGGACCACCAGCGGCTAGAGCTGGAGAAGGAGTTCCACTACAGCCGCTACATCACCATCCGGAGGAAAGCTGAGCTGGCCTCCAGCCTGGGGCTGTCGGAGAGGCAG GTGAAAATCTGGTTCCAGAACCGTCGGGCGAAGGAGAGGAAGATCAACAAGAAGAAGCTGCAGCAGGCGCAGCCCGGAGCCGCGGAGCCTCTCAGTCCCACCGCCCCTCCGCTGCCGggccccgcggccgccccgccACCCGCCGGGCtgggccccgccgccccccagTGA